Part of the Helicobacter bilis genome is shown below.
CAATGCTTTTTTCAACTCTAAAATATCTGGTTTATTCTCATCACCAGCACGCACTACAAGGATATTAGCATAAGGTGAGCGAGAATCTTCAATCGCGATTGTATCCTTGCTTGATAAGCCATTTTGCATAGCAAAGTTACCATTAATCACAGCAAATGCTACATCATCAAGCATTTTGGGTAAAAGAGCTGCTTCTGCAGTCATTATCTTTAGCTTCTTTGGATTCTTTTTAATATCACGCAAGGTTGCGGTTAGATTCTTGGGGTCTTTTAGCACAATCACGCCATTATTATGTAAAAGTATCAAAGCCCTTGCCGCATTTGTAGGGTCAGAAGGGATAGCAATCTTTGCACCACTTTGCAATTCATCAAGTTTTTTTAGCTTCTTTGAATACACACCAAGCGGCTCTACATGCACTTGTCCAACACTTACCAGATTGAGATTTTTATCCTTATTAATCTTTTCAAGGTAGGGCAAATGCTGCATAAAGTTTGCGTCTAAAGATTTGTCTGCAA
Proteins encoded:
- a CDS encoding MetQ/NlpA family ABC transporter substrate-binding protein; translated protein: MRKFVSTSILVAGLALGSLQTMFAGEVKVGATPVPHAAILKSVIPMLDKKGVQLKIVEFTDYVTPNLALADKSLDANFMQHLPYLEKINKDKNLNLVSVGQVHVEPLGVYSKKLKKLDELQSGAKIAIPSDPTNAARALILLHNNGVIVLKDPKNLTATLRDIKKNPKKLKIMTAEAALLPKMLDDVAFAVINGNFAMQNGLSSKDTIAIEDSRSPYANILVVRAGDENKPDILELKKALQSPEVKKFIEDTYKGEVVPAF